The Polynucleobacter necessarius genome has a window encoding:
- a CDS encoding Bug family tripartite tricarboxylate transporter substrate binding protein: MKLKKTLLASVGTLFLASSLLSTQALAANEAYPTKPISLVVPFSAGGPTDTVARLLAVPMGKSLGQTVVVENVTGAGGTIAATKVARAKPDGYTLFIYHIGMATAPALYDKLPYDPLESFEYIGQVVDVPMVLLGKKDLPANNFKELEAYIKANGSKVTMANAGPGAVSQLCGLLFQSRLGVKLTNIPYKGTGPALTDLLGGQVDLLCDQTTQTVGYIKADKVKTFGVTTPKRLPSLPNIPTLDEQGLKGFDVKVWHGIYAPKGTPPAVIAKVNATLKAALKDPDIKKRLDESSIDIVSMDKVTSQSLKAQVDSELNKWGPLIRKSKISD, translated from the coding sequence ATGAAATTAAAGAAAACTTTACTGGCTAGCGTAGGAACGCTTTTTCTTGCCAGCAGCCTTTTATCAACACAAGCCTTAGCAGCAAATGAAGCATATCCAACCAAGCCGATATCCTTGGTGGTTCCATTCTCAGCAGGTGGGCCTACAGATACTGTTGCTCGTTTGCTCGCTGTACCAATGGGCAAGTCACTTGGGCAAACTGTCGTAGTTGAAAACGTAACTGGTGCAGGCGGCACAATTGCAGCAACCAAAGTTGCACGCGCAAAACCAGATGGCTACACACTGTTTATTTATCACATTGGCATGGCAACTGCACCAGCCCTTTATGACAAGCTTCCATACGATCCATTAGAGAGCTTTGAATACATCGGTCAAGTTGTTGATGTACCAATGGTGCTCTTAGGTAAAAAAGATTTGCCAGCAAATAACTTTAAAGAACTCGAAGCCTATATCAAAGCTAATGGCTCTAAAGTAACTATGGCTAATGCTGGTCCAGGCGCCGTTTCTCAACTTTGTGGCCTACTGTTCCAAAGCCGTTTAGGCGTTAAGCTAACCAACATTCCTTACAAAGGTACAGGTCCAGCCCTTACTGATTTGTTGGGCGGTCAGGTTGACCTGCTCTGCGATCAAACTACTCAGACTGTTGGATACATCAAAGCAGACAAAGTGAAAACTTTTGGTGTAACAACACCAAAGCGCTTACCAAGCTTGCCTAATATTCCTACTTTAGATGAGCAAGGCTTAAAAGGCTTTGACGTTAAAGTCTGGCATGGTATCTATGCACCTAAAGGCACTCCACCAGCTGTTATAGCGAAAGTGAATGCTACCTTGAAAGCCGCATTGAAAGATCCAGATATTAAAAAGCGTCTTGATGAGTCCAGTATTGACATTGTTTCAATGGATAAAGTCACATCACAATCCCTTAAGGCTCAAGTTGATTCAGAGCTCAATAAGTGGGGTCCATTAATTCGTAAATCAAAGATTTCTGATTAA
- a CDS encoding HpcH/HpaI aldolase/citrate lyase family protein, giving the protein MNPLDTPLGFSSTFLFVPGTHPERFTKALDSGADGVIIDLEDAVAEEEKESARAAIRSAWPTFSAEQKNRLIIRSNSPGSHFYSADLILVQELDAACLLIPKSESLDQINGAAQILPNTAIIPMIETAIGLDRLNEIANSEQVLRLALGNIDLQADLGMVCDAQETELQAARFQIVLASRLAQIAPPIDGVTPSTDNIERITDDAERAKRMGFGGKLCIHPKQVSLVKTSFMPTAAEVSWAHRVIEADKASKGGAVKLDGRMIDRPVVLLAQRTLAITGKP; this is encoded by the coding sequence ATGAACCCACTTGATACACCCCTTGGATTTAGCAGTACATTCTTATTTGTTCCTGGCACACACCCAGAGCGATTTACTAAAGCCTTAGATAGTGGCGCCGATGGTGTCATCATTGACCTTGAGGATGCAGTTGCTGAGGAAGAAAAAGAATCTGCACGTGCTGCTATACGCTCTGCCTGGCCTACGTTTAGTGCAGAACAAAAAAACCGTCTGATCATTCGATCGAATTCTCCTGGCAGTCATTTTTATTCAGCGGATCTAATCTTGGTTCAAGAATTAGATGCGGCCTGTTTGTTAATTCCTAAGAGTGAATCTCTCGACCAAATTAATGGTGCAGCACAAATCCTGCCAAACACAGCAATCATTCCAATGATTGAAACTGCCATTGGCCTTGATCGCCTTAATGAGATTGCAAACTCTGAGCAGGTATTACGTCTGGCTTTGGGCAATATTGATTTGCAGGCAGACTTGGGAATGGTGTGTGACGCCCAAGAAACCGAACTACAAGCGGCACGCTTTCAGATTGTGTTGGCTTCACGCTTGGCGCAAATTGCCCCTCCAATTGATGGGGTTACTCCCTCTACTGACAACATTGAGCGCATTACAGACGATGCGGAGCGCGCGAAAAGAATGGGCTTTGGTGGCAAGCTATGCATCCACCCAAAACAGGTTTCCCTAGTGAAGACTTCCTTTATGCCTACTGCCGCAGAAGTCTCTTGGGCACATCGCGTGATTGAAGCGGATAAAGCATCTAAGGGTGGCGCCGTGAAATTAGATGGTCGCATGATTGACCGGCCAGTGGTCTTATTGGCTCAAAGGACGCTTGCCATTACCGGCAAGCCGTAA